From uncultured Draconibacterium sp.:
GGTGTTTACGCTGCCGGAGATGTTTCGGTGGTTCCGTACAAACAAATTGTAATTGCAATGGGTGAAGGATCGAAAGCTGCCCTCTCAGCCTTTGAAGACAAGATAAAAAACAAGTTAGTTCAGAATTAACAACTGATAATTAATAGTTATACATTTTTCGTTTTTAATTTATCCCGGCGATTCGTCGGGATTTTTTTGTCTGGATGCTGGTTACTGGATGCTTGATATTGGATTCTAGCAACTCGCGGCTAGTGGCTAGCAGCTAGCGACTATTTCAAAGGTGAATCAGGTTCGTTTTTGAATACCGCATATAGAATTTGATCAACAATCCAGGCCCATAGTTTTGCCACAAGAACGATCACTTTTCCATCCCAAAAAGACACGATCATTTTACGACGGCGGTTTTTAATGGCGCGATACATAATGGATGCACAACGCTCGGCCGACATCATTTTGTTTTCGTTACGTGGTGTTTTCCCCTGCTGACTTCCATCGGCAACCAGAGCTGTCTCACGAATTTCGGAAGCTGTAAATCCGGGTGCAACAACCAAAACATGTAGTCCGGCACGCAAGTATTCAACTCGAAGTGTATCCAAAAATCCACGAACTGCAAATTTCGATGATGAGTAACCGGTGCGACCAGGCAACCCAATGTAACCACCGGTTGATATTACACCGGCAACAGAACCTTTTTGCTCCAACAAATAAGGAAGCGCGTACTTGGTGCAGTAAACGGTGCCCCAATAGTTCACGTCCATCACTTTTCGTAATACTTCGGTTTCAACGTCTTCGAGTAATGCACGCATTGAAATTCCGGCATTATTAATCAGAATATTTATTTTTCCAAAACGTTCAATTGTTTTATCAATCAAATGCTTACAATCTTCTTCGTTCGAGACATCAGTTTTTACGGGCAAAACTTCAACATTGGAGAGTTTTTCTTTGAGCGCCTCTAAACGCTCAAGCCTGCGCGCAGCTAAAACGAGGTTAAAACCCTCTGCGGCATACTTTTCGGCTAATGCTTTTCCAATTCCTGATGAAGCTCCGGTAATTACAACTACTTTGTCTGTCATTTAATATTCTGTTGATAATGCTGTCTGGTGCCCCAGCTAATTTGCGTTGGCAAAATACGCATTTTTCTGTTTTTATTCGGTGGAATGCACAATATTATAAAACAAAATTCTACAGAACAAACAAAAATTTATTCTGAAAATTCCAGGAAGCAAATAACTTTACCACAACGATATTGAAAACGTTATTTAAAGAGCTTTTTGAGACCGTCTCCCAACTTATTCAACGAATTTTTCAAATCATCTTTTGTGGCATCGGTAACCGCTTTTTGTGTAGCACTTAAATCAAGGTTAACTTTTGGTTCTCCAACCGGACCTTTAATTAATACCCCTGCAGGCAGCATCGTAATTTTCTCGTTTCCGGGAAGTACTTTTAATATCTTCTGAATATCAGGGCCAAACATTTCACGCTCAACATTAAAATCGAGTCGCATATCCAACAAACTCTGAGCATTCAACGTTCCGCTAACCGTTGTCTCCTGTCCGATAACTTTTGTAGTGAACGGACGCAAATTAATTCCGCCATCTTCAACCGTTAAATTAGCCGTAAAATCACCAATGGTAACATCGCGTAGTTTTTCCTTTTGAATAATTCCACTCAACTGGTTAAACAACTGAGAATTTTTAATTTCAACGTTATTGGTACTGAATTTCCCTTTTCCATTGGCTGACGCGGGAATTAGTTTCAACTGCGGACTAAGCCGCCCTTTCAATCCTAAGCTGGTGCTAAGTTGTCCGGTGCTGTTACCGGCTCCTGGAATGAGCTTTCGAAAACCGGCTACCGTTTGGTACAACGCCGGAATATCGAACCCGGCAATATCGAAACCAAAATCAAAAAGTGGCTGATTTTGTGTAGTGTTTTCATACGAGCCATTCATTGTCATTTTTCCATCAAGCATATTCATGTCCAGACCATCGAGGATCAACTTTTTATCTACAGCTTTAACCTCGCCTTTTATATCGGTAATTGGAATCCGGTTCAAAACCGCCCTTTTTATTGATGAGCGGAAAGTAAAATCAATATTTTCAGGAACATCAAAAGCCAGCACTGCTTCCTCCTCACTTGCCGTTTCAGTAGTATTTTCAGCAATTGGTGTTACCTGTAAACTCAGCAACTCATTTAAATTTACAAAGTTCGAATTTAGCTGCATCGTTCCATTCAACACACCATCTTTAAGCACATAATTTAAGTAATTGCCAATTTTGCCCGACAAATGAAAATCACTCTGACCAACCCGCATATTCAAATCGCTGAGATTGATACTGGCCGGCGAAAAATCCATTTTACCCGATGGAATAACTACCTGTTGCGTGAGTTCCGGCGAGTCGTAAATAAAGTTATTTAACAACACCACGCCATCTGATTTAATTTTATCATACGCTTCAGCTTCCACATCAGAGTATCGGCCATTTACAAACAAATTAGCATCAATCATTCCCGACATATTTACGCTGTCAATCGGCAAAGCGTCTTTTAAATGATCGAGATTTACTTTACCAACAAATGCACCATCAAAAAGCGGGTCGCTCACCGGATTCGAAATTTTCAAGGTCAAATCAACCGGGTTATTCCGAATCTCGGCATGTGCTTTATTGATATTTACTTTTAGCAAATCCAGATCGCCCTGTGGCTTTTCGATTAACATTTCGGCGCTTATATTTTGTATTTGCTCCGGCATTTCGGCGTATTTAAAATTGCCATTATCTACTCTAACCTGAAGGTCGATTTTCGGATAATCCTCATTTATAAAATATCCGGAAAAACCACCAGAAATAGTTGCCGAACCGCTTGTTGAAATATCTTTCAAATACTCCTCGTAATCTTGGGGTACCAGTGCCAAAAAGTTCTCGAAATCCGAAGCTTTTGTTTTCAGCTGAAGATTGAGAAATGTAGTATCGTTGGGTACGTTGAAATCGCCATTCAATTCAAGTGGCATACGGTTTACCATCAACTCACTTTCGACAATGGTAAACAGCATCGATTCAAAATCAACATCGAGCAAGGTTTTCAAATCCAGCGATGTATTTGACATGTATGTTACTCCCTCCATCGAATAGGTGAGATCGCGAACTACTCCCCCAATGTTCAGTTGTGTAGTATTACCGAACATTTCGCCCGAGATATCCAGGTTAATGTCTTCCAAATCAGCACGCATTTTTGCCAATTTGTCGTTGTAAATCAGATGCGCATCGTTCACTTCAATATTTTCCAGCGCCAATTGAAATTCTTCGGCATCATCCGTTGCTGCGCTTTTCTTTTCTGCCGTTCCCGATGCCGGTGCAACATCCCAGTTTACATTGCCCGATTCAGCAACCACCAGGTTAAGCGATGGATTTTCAAGAATCACTTCCTCGATACTACGATTGGAACTAAAAAGTGATGACATATTCATTGTTGCTGCAAATCGTGGCACATTCAGCAATGTATCCTGTGCAAACTCACCTTTCCCTTTAATCATTACATCCTGAATATCAACAGTTACCTTTGGGAAATTTTTGAATAATGACAGTTTCAGATCGGCAAATTCTACCTCGGCATTTACTTGCTTGTTGAGCGTACTTTTTGCCACATCGATAATTGTTTGTTTAAAGAACACCGGAATTGCCAACACTGCTCCTAAAAGCAAGGCAATCACGATGAGTATAATTACTACGATTCGCTTCATATTATTCTGTTTTCTGATTCAAAAATACATTATTAGAACGTTTAAGAACGTTAGAAGTTGTTAAAAAGTTGGAAGAAAAAAGTCCGGAGACCGAAGTCGGAAGACGGAAGTTTGAAGCCCAAAGTTATAGTTCACCAAGCACCATTCTTCGCATTAATTGCAGTGCCGACTGTCCTGCGCGTACAATATTCCGATCGCGTTGATCGCCAACAAAAGTGTACTTTTTTACGAACGTTTTCTCCGGCCCTGAAACAGCGATCCAAACCGTTCCAACAGGCTTCTCTTCTGTTCCTCCTGTCGGGCCTGCAATTCCTGTGGTTGCTAACGCATAGTCAGCTTTCATCACACGTTTTACGCCTTCTACCATTTCGTGTGCCACCTGTTCACTGACAGCTCCATATTTCTCCAGATTATCATGACTAACGCCCAGTAACTGCTTTTTCATTTCGTTTGAATACGATGTAACCGAACCATTATAGTATTCCGAACTTCCGGAAACAGAAGTTATAAGGTGCGAAATATATCCGCCGGTACAACTTTCGGCTACTGCCAGTTTTTTGTTCTGCTTCACCAACTCCCGGCCAATTACTTCTGACAATGTCTCCGTGTCGTATCCAAAAATTGCCTCAGGAATTATTTTTTGTAGCTTTTCAATTTCGCGTTCCACATCGCTTCTCAACACTTCAACATTATCTCCAAGTGCCGAAAGTCGTAACCTCACAGCCATTGGATTTGGTAAATAAGCCAGTTTGATATGAGTCGGCAACACATCTTCCCAATGGGCAATTCGTTCGGCCAGCATCGATTCCGGAACTCCCTGTGTCAACACCGTTTTATGGAAGATTGCTTTTGTTCGACCGGTTTTGCGGAGACGAGGTAAAACCTCAAACTCCACCAAATATTTCATTTCAAATGGCACACCCGGCATCGACACAAAAATGGTGTCGTTCTTCTCGAACCACATGCCCGGAGCTGTTCCCATTTTATTATACAAAATCGTACAACTTTCCGGTAGCATTGCCTGATCGCGGTTTAACTTGTTCATATCAATTCCGCGGTGCTTGAATCGCTCGTAAATGGTTTTTAAAGTGGGTTCGTGAAAAACCAGTTTGGTATCGAAATATTCACAAAGCGTATGTTTGGTAATATCATCTTTTGTCGGGCCAAGTCCCCCCGTAATTACCACCAAATCTGCATGTTGTTCTGCACTTTTTATGGCACGGATAATATGATCGTGATCATCGTGCACCGAAGTAATCTGGTAGATTTCAATGCCATTCAGGTTAAACTGCTCGCCCATCCAGGCCGAGTTGGTATCAATTATTTGTCCGATTAATATTTCATCGCCAATGGTAATTATTTCTGCTTTCATTTCTTCAATTTAATTGTACATGTTTTCGGAAAAGCAAAATTAACAATATATATGGTAAAAAGTAAGATAGAGTCTCTAGCTTCGAGTTACGAGCCGCGAGTACAGTTTTTCAATATATCAGTTTAAAGATTTTACAATTGAGCAATTTATCAAATCCGAACATAATTTCACTTACTTTTGTACAAACAAAACAAAATACAATGAATTCTTTTAAAAATACACTCATCCAAATCACCCACAACGGAATGGGACCGGGTAACGAAGAACTCGGGCAACTACTTGTAAAGAACTACCTTACTTTACTTTGTGAAGAGGCAAAACTACCAAAAGTAATCACATTCTACAACGAGGGCGTAAAACTCATTTGCTCTGGTTCGGAAGCTCTTGAATCCTTACAACAACTTGCAGAAAAAGGCGTAAAATTAGTGGCTTGCAAAACTTGTTTGAATCATTTTCAAATCCTGGATAAAGTTGAAGTTGGTATTCCCGGAACAATGGTTGATATTATGCATTTTCAGAAGGTAGCGGAGAAGATTGTTAACCTTTAACTCCTGGTTGAAGAGTTGAAGGATTGAATGCTTTAATGCTGCAATGCTTTAATTAGTTGTCCATTATATTTCTGATACAGCATGTAACTTACAAATTGAATCTTGTAAATAATCCTTGCGTCTTAGCGACTTTGCGAGAGTTCTTTCCTTATTTCTCAAACGATTTTAAAAACGCCAAACGCTGCAATAACGTCGGGTGCGAGTAATGAAAGAATACAAAAGTTTTATGTGGTGTTAAATTACTCAGGTTATTAATCGACAGCTTTTTTAATGCCGAGGCCAAGGCTTCCGGCCTATAATTTTCGGCAGCAAAACGGTCAGCCTGGTATTCGTTTTTCCGCGAAAGTATATTCATAAAAATACCGGTAAAAAAGGAGATCGGTGAATACAACACACCAAAGGCAACCATACCAATATGGAAATTAGGTTCTTCTACTCCCAAGGCAGCACTTAAAACCGGGCTATCGATAAGCAAACCAAAAACAAACAAAACAATAGCGGTTTGAACCAAGCCAATCAATAGTCCCTGCACCACGTGTTTCTTTTTGTTGTGCCCTATTTCGTGTGCCAAAACAGCTACCAGTTCTTCAGTATTCAAGTCGTTTATCAAAGTATCGTAAAGAACGATTCGCTTTTTTGTCCCCAGTCCGGTAAAGTAAGCATTGGCTTTTGTTGATCGTTTCGATCCATCGATCACAAAAATATTATCCAGTTTAAAACCAACTTTCTGAGCAAAAGCACTTATGGCATCACGCAATTCGCCTTCTTCGAGCGGCGTTTGTTTATTAAACAGCGGGACAATGAGGTTGGAATAAAACATGGCCATAAAAATGGAAAATGCCGAAACTACAAGCCACGCATAAATCCAGAACTTACTTCCGGTGAGCTGATAAATAAAAATAACCAGCGCCAGCAAACCGCCACCAATAAGTGCGCTTACCAGCCAGCCTTTTACCTTATCAAAAACAAATGTTTTAGGTGTGGTTTTATTAAAACCATATTTCTCCTCTATTTTAAAGGTGTCGTAAATTTCAAACGGAATGTTTATGATATCGGAAGCGAACATGATAATCCCAAAGAAAATAAGCGCTGCAAGAATCGCATTGCCGGTAAAACTCCAAGCCCAGCCATCGACCATTGCAAAGCCGTAAAACAAAAACATAGCCAAAGTAATAACCATGCTAAAACTACTGGTTAAAATTCCAAAGCGATGATTCTCGCGCTGGTAGGCTTGTTGCTTTTTGTATTTTTCTTCGTCGTAAATTCCCCTCACCTCTTCGGGAATCCTGTCGCTCATGGTCGTGGTATTCAGGTACGACAAGTATTTCTCGAAGATAAAATCAACAACAAGGATTCCGATAATGATCCAGAAAAGTATTTCGTGCATAGCTGCTTTGTTTCAATTTTGCGGCACAAATATAACAGAAGATCATGGAGTTTCAGAACCAATCGGGTCTTCTTCCTGATTAGTAAGAATTCTGAGATAAACTGAACAGTGATGAATTGATGCAACTTTCTGTTTTTTTTACCATTTTTGCAGCGTTGCAACAAGTTAACTATGGAGAAATACATCGAACTGTTAAAAACGCTGATCGCCACGCAGTCGTTTAGTAAAGAAGAAGAAAATGCTGCCGCCGTTATGCGTGCTTTTCTCGAAAAAGAAGAGGTTGCGTATAAAACAAAGGAGAACAATACCTGGGCATACAATAAATATTATTCAGAAGAAAAGCCAACAATTTTGCTCGACTCGCATATCGATACGGTTCGTCCGGCAAAAGGCTACACCAAAGATCCGTTTTCACCCATCGAAGAAGGCGATGTTTTATACGGTTTGGGAAGTAACGATGCCGGTGGCCCGCTGGTTTCGCTCCTGGCAACTTTCATTCATTTTTACGAGCGTGAAGATTTACCTTATAACCTCGTTTTTGCTGCAACTGCCGAGGAAGAAATTTCAGGACGCCGCGGAATGGAAATAGTGATTCCCGAGGTTGCTCCAATTACCTTTGCCATAATTGGCGAGCCCACAAAAATGGAGTTAGCCATTGCCGAAAAAGGATTGTTGGTGTTAGATTGTTACGCCCACGGAAAATCGGGCCATGCGGCGCGCGAGGAAGGTGAAAATGCGTTGTACAAAGCGATTGAGGACATTGAAAAACTGCGCAATTTTGAGTTCGAAAAAGTTTCTGAAGTTCTCGGAAAAGTAAAACTTTCGGTTACTCAAATAGAGGCCGGAACACAACACAACGTTGTTCCCGACAATTGCCATTTTGTGGTTGACGTGCGTACCAACGAACATTATACCAACAAAGAGGCCGCTGAAATCATCAGCCAACTTCTCGATTCGGAAGTTAAACCGCGTTCCGTTCGTTTAAACTCGTCGGGAATTTCGGCACATCATCCTTTTGCCAAGTTGGTAAAAGAAAAAGGAATAAATATTTACGGTTCGCCAACCACTTCCGACCAGGCCATTATTCCTTTCCTGTCGGTAAAAATGGGACCGGGCGATTCGGCACGTTCACACACCGCTGATGAATATATTCACAAAAGCGAAATTATTGCAGGGATTGAACGCTATATTGAATTACTGGAAGAACTAAAGCTGTAATTAGTCTTTGCAAGAAAACGCCAAATACTGCGTTACTCTCGGTTTGAAAACGGTCGATTACGAAAGGAAACTCCCTGGTTTCCAAACCTTCGAAAGCCTTGCCTTTAACGTTTTCTTATCAAAGACAAAGAAATAGCTGAGTTTTCTGGCAAGCACCAATTAGCCACCAATTATTCTTCTGATTCGGTCGTCCAATGCTGCCTGATCGGCTGTAAAACTTGCCAATCCTGCCAGGTTTAACAAAGTATCAATGGCCAGCTCTCCATTTGCAATTCGTTGTGCCCAGCGCTGATGATTCGGAATTTTCCCATCTTCGGCAATCAATTTATAATCTTTTTCGCTGAGGTACGGGAACATATCGCCACAACCCGCTTCATGCACCCGATCAATAAATTCATTTTCATTTTTTGGAAGATTCGCATCCAGACTTTTTGCAAGCTCCAATTCCTTTTCAGTCACTTCCCATAATTTTTCGGGAAAATAATTGGCAGCATCGTCGGTTAAATCTACCGGATAAACCTCGTTCAGTTTTGATCTAAAATTACCGTCCATGTTTATTTTTCCTTCGGCAGCCACTTTTGTAGGCATCGTAAAAACATCAGTTCCGGCTAGCGAATCCAACTGCGAATAGTGGCGCAAACTTGCGGCAATCAGTTTGGTAGGCGTATCATTGTTTATAGTCAATTCGGTAACAATATGCTGTGTGGAAATTACTGTTCGCTCGCCTGCTCCACTGCCGCTTCCCAGTTCATTATCTTTTATGTAAGCACCAATTCGCCCCAGAAACACATTGCAGTAATTGGGTTTGGTAATGGCTGCCACCATTGCATTTTGACGGGCCGAAAACTCAAGTGTAAAATTGATTTTCACGCCCAACTCCCGAAGTTTTCGAGCACCAAGTAAACCGGTTGCCGTGTATGGAACTTTTACAATAAACTGGTCGGGGCAAATGGAAAAATAACGTAATCCATAATCTACAATGGCATCAAAATCGTACGCTGTATTGGTGTGCAGTTCCACACTTACAAAGCCACCAAACTTTTTGGCCAGCCGAATGCCATGTCGTGCATTCAAAATAAATGCGATCTCCACAATTTGCTCCTCAAGTGGCAGGTCTTTCACAATTTCAACGGCCTGCTCCACAAAATCGTCATAAATTCCTTTCTGAATTTCTTTGTTAACTAGTGTGTTGTTGGTTGTTAAGGCTGTCATTTCGGCCGACCAGTTTTTTTCGGCTTCCTTCATATCGCCGGTATCGAGCCAAAGTTCGGTGCCGGTCTTTATTAATCCCTGCCAAAAGGAATCGGAAACCGCACTCACCTTTGTTTCATTTACATCTTGTAATACAAATTGCTTGATCTTTTCCTTTAACGTTTCATCCATAATGGTTTAGCTTTGTAATTATACCATCATTACGTTAATTTAACTTTATGGTTATACTCGCTAAATCAATACTTACCAACTACTTTTTAACATTATGCGCATTCTACTTATGA
This genomic window contains:
- a CDS encoding SDR family oxidoreductase, which encodes MTDKVVVITGASSGIGKALAEKYAAEGFNLVLAARRLERLEALKEKLSNVEVLPVKTDVSNEEDCKHLIDKTIERFGKINILINNAGISMRALLEDVETEVLRKVMDVNYWGTVYCTKYALPYLLEQKGSVAGVISTGGYIGLPGRTGYSSSKFAVRGFLDTLRVEYLRAGLHVLVVAPGFTASEIRETALVADGSQQGKTPRNENKMMSAERCASIMYRAIKNRRRKMIVSFWDGKVIVLVAKLWAWIVDQILYAVFKNEPDSPLK
- a CDS encoding AsmA family protein, with the protein product MKRIVVIILIVIALLLGAVLAIPVFFKQTIIDVAKSTLNKQVNAEVEFADLKLSLFKNFPKVTVDIQDVMIKGKGEFAQDTLLNVPRFAATMNMSSLFSSNRSIEEVILENPSLNLVVAESGNVNWDVAPASGTAEKKSAATDDAEEFQLALENIEVNDAHLIYNDKLAKMRADLEDINLDISGEMFGNTTQLNIGGVVRDLTYSMEGVTYMSNTSLDLKTLLDVDFESMLFTIVESELMVNRMPLELNGDFNVPNDTTFLNLQLKTKASDFENFLALVPQDYEEYLKDISTSGSATISGGFSGYFINEDYPKIDLQVRVDNGNFKYAEMPEQIQNISAEMLIEKPQGDLDLLKVNINKAHAEIRNNPVDLTLKISNPVSDPLFDGAFVGKVNLDHLKDALPIDSVNMSGMIDANLFVNGRYSDVEAEAYDKIKSDGVVLLNNFIYDSPELTQQVVIPSGKMDFSPASINLSDLNMRVGQSDFHLSGKIGNYLNYVLKDGVLNGTMQLNSNFVNLNELLSLQVTPIAENTTETASEEEAVLAFDVPENIDFTFRSSIKRAVLNRIPITDIKGEVKAVDKKLILDGLDMNMLDGKMTMNGSYENTTQNQPLFDFGFDIAGFDIPALYQTVAGFRKLIPGAGNSTGQLSTSLGLKGRLSPQLKLIPASANGKGKFSTNNVEIKNSQLFNQLSGIIQKEKLRDVTIGDFTANLTVEDGGINLRPFTTKVIGQETTVSGTLNAQSLLDMRLDFNVEREMFGPDIQKILKVLPGNEKITMLPAGVLIKGPVGEPKVNLDLSATQKAVTDATKDDLKNSLNKLGDGLKKLFK
- a CDS encoding competence/damage-inducible protein A, which encodes MKAEIITIGDEILIGQIIDTNSAWMGEQFNLNGIEIYQITSVHDDHDHIIRAIKSAEQHADLVVITGGLGPTKDDITKHTLCEYFDTKLVFHEPTLKTIYERFKHRGIDMNKLNRDQAMLPESCTILYNKMGTAPGMWFEKNDTIFVSMPGVPFEMKYLVEFEVLPRLRKTGRTKAIFHKTVLTQGVPESMLAERIAHWEDVLPTHIKLAYLPNPMAVRLRLSALGDNVEVLRSDVEREIEKLQKIIPEAIFGYDTETLSEVIGRELVKQNKKLAVAESCTGGYISHLITSVSGSSEYYNGSVTSYSNEMKKQLLGVSHDNLEKYGAVSEQVAHEMVEGVKRVMKADYALATTGIAGPTGGTEEKPVGTVWIAVSGPEKTFVKKYTFVGDQRDRNIVRAGQSALQLMRRMVLGEL
- a CDS encoding DsrE family protein; translated protein: MNSFKNTLIQITHNGMGPGNEELGQLLVKNYLTLLCEEAKLPKVITFYNEGVKLICSGSEALESLQQLAEKGVKLVACKTCLNHFQILDKVEVGIPGTMVDIMHFQKVAEKIVNL
- a CDS encoding M48 family metallopeptidase, translated to MHEILFWIIIGILVVDFIFEKYLSYLNTTTMSDRIPEEVRGIYDEEKYKKQQAYQRENHRFGILTSSFSMVITLAMFLFYGFAMVDGWAWSFTGNAILAALIFFGIIMFASDIINIPFEIYDTFKIEEKYGFNKTTPKTFVFDKVKGWLVSALIGGGLLALVIFIYQLTGSKFWIYAWLVVSAFSIFMAMFYSNLIVPLFNKQTPLEEGELRDAISAFAQKVGFKLDNIFVIDGSKRSTKANAYFTGLGTKKRIVLYDTLINDLNTEELVAVLAHEIGHNKKKHVVQGLLIGLVQTAIVLFVFGLLIDSPVLSAALGVEEPNFHIGMVAFGVLYSPISFFTGIFMNILSRKNEYQADRFAAENYRPEALASALKKLSINNLSNLTPHKTFVFFHYSHPTLLQRLAFLKSFEK
- a CDS encoding M20 family metallo-hydrolase is translated as MEKYIELLKTLIATQSFSKEEENAAAVMRAFLEKEEVAYKTKENNTWAYNKYYSEEKPTILLDSHIDTVRPAKGYTKDPFSPIEEGDVLYGLGSNDAGGPLVSLLATFIHFYEREDLPYNLVFAATAEEEISGRRGMEIVIPEVAPITFAIIGEPTKMELAIAEKGLLVLDCYAHGKSGHAAREEGENALYKAIEDIEKLRNFEFEKVSEVLGKVKLSVTQIEAGTQHNVVPDNCHFVVDVRTNEHYTNKEAAEIISQLLDSEVKPRSVRLNSSGISAHHPFAKLVKEKGINIYGSPTTSDQAIIPFLSVKMGPGDSARSHTADEYIHKSEIIAGIERYIELLEELKL
- a CDS encoding transaldolase family protein — its product is MDETLKEKIKQFVLQDVNETKVSAVSDSFWQGLIKTGTELWLDTGDMKEAEKNWSAEMTALTTNNTLVNKEIQKGIYDDFVEQAVEIVKDLPLEEQIVEIAFILNARHGIRLAKKFGGFVSVELHTNTAYDFDAIVDYGLRYFSICPDQFIVKVPYTATGLLGARKLRELGVKINFTLEFSARQNAMVAAITKPNYCNVFLGRIGAYIKDNELGSGSGAGERTVISTQHIVTELTINNDTPTKLIAASLRHYSQLDSLAGTDVFTMPTKVAAEGKINMDGNFRSKLNEVYPVDLTDDAANYFPEKLWEVTEKELELAKSLDANLPKNENEFIDRVHEAGCGDMFPYLSEKDYKLIAEDGKIPNHQRWAQRIANGELAIDTLLNLAGLASFTADQAALDDRIRRIIGG